A stretch of Dyella sp. BiH032 DNA encodes these proteins:
- a CDS encoding MASE1 domain-containing protein — protein MQSRAVGNPLLRHGAVALLYALGFVLLRQVSFSYWVLFAGYRLTVLLLVPRRYWPALAVGELGPLAFTAVRCLPEFGWLWSTVMLVPPIALAMPIVHASRERWQLFQTRHHVRISVLLLCALACSLVWTFANLAAVSVSIKPPGYPPLDYTLLAGRWLVGNYLGVLTVAPLALMVREVWQLTPAQERWTRLMDSRLFLESALGLLPVLMLLAWIGGGGMGEQARQVARMSMFIPVVFLALRHGWYGVAIGGTMASTAVVFTMPAAFDPGTMQAEVLIAFTISTMMMFGARISVLNRRDQQERLDARQTLALAQRTLFLGELRMRQTAMAIEQVRGSIQQTNNLMLDRLRLLVPSQEERQYRLQTAVNQEQLFRLADNLHPVSWRQRGLPAALREGAVARTLEAAGVTYTCDIEGRGLSQLSPGIHLVLYRTIGEIAGSLCGDRDVGRIHVRLRGGAFDGRRWVVMRIDGHRDASAARTVRWGELMQGLATAGSGLEAIRDQVALFQGQLRERRTAHGTRISLILHNPE, from the coding sequence ATGCAATCGAGAGCTGTGGGGAACCCGTTGCTGCGCCATGGAGCGGTAGCGCTGCTGTACGCCTTGGGATTCGTGTTGCTCCGGCAGGTCTCGTTTTCCTATTGGGTCCTGTTTGCGGGTTATCGCCTGACCGTGCTGCTGCTGGTGCCGCGTCGCTACTGGCCCGCGCTCGCCGTCGGCGAACTGGGCCCACTCGCCTTCACCGCGGTGCGCTGCCTGCCCGAATTCGGCTGGCTGTGGTCCACCGTGATGCTGGTGCCGCCGATCGCGCTGGCGATGCCCATCGTGCACGCAAGCCGCGAACGCTGGCAGCTGTTCCAGACTCGCCATCATGTGCGCATCAGCGTGCTGCTGCTGTGTGCCCTGGCTTGTTCGCTGGTGTGGACGTTCGCCAACCTCGCCGCCGTCTCGGTGTCGATCAAGCCGCCGGGCTATCCGCCGCTGGATTACACCTTGCTCGCCGGCCGCTGGCTGGTGGGCAATTACCTGGGCGTGCTCACCGTGGCGCCGCTGGCGCTGATGGTGCGCGAGGTATGGCAGCTCACGCCCGCGCAGGAACGCTGGACGCGCCTGATGGACAGCCGCCTGTTCCTCGAAAGCGCGCTGGGCCTGCTGCCGGTGCTCATGCTGCTGGCGTGGATCGGCGGCGGTGGCATGGGCGAGCAGGCGCGCCAGGTGGCGCGCATGTCCATGTTCATCCCGGTAGTGTTCCTCGCGCTGCGCCATGGCTGGTACGGCGTGGCGATCGGCGGGACGATGGCGAGCACGGCGGTGGTGTTCACTATGCCGGCCGCGTTCGATCCCGGCACGATGCAGGCCGAGGTGCTGATCGCCTTCACTATCTCCACCATGATGATGTTCGGCGCGCGCATCTCGGTGCTCAACCGGCGCGACCAGCAGGAGCGCCTGGATGCGCGCCAGACCCTGGCCCTCGCGCAGCGCACGCTGTTCCTGGGCGAACTGCGCATGCGCCAGACGGCGATGGCGATCGAACAGGTGCGCGGCAGCATCCAGCAGACCAACAATCTGATGCTGGATCGCCTGCGTCTCCTCGTCCCGAGCCAGGAAGAACGGCAGTACCGGCTGCAGACCGCGGTGAACCAGGAGCAGCTGTTTCGCCTGGCCGACAACCTCCATCCGGTGAGCTGGCGCCAGCGCGGCTTGCCGGCCGCGCTGCGCGAAGGCGCCGTGGCCAGGACGCTGGAGGCCGCCGGGGTGACCTACACCTGCGACATCGAGGGACGCGGCCTGAGCCAGCTATCGCCGGGCATCCACCTGGTGTTGTACCGGACCATCGGCGAAATCGCCGGCAGCCTGTGCGGCGATCGAGACGTGGGCCGGATCCACGTGCGGCTGCGCGGCGGTGCGTTCGATGGCCGCCGTTGGGTGGTGATGCGCATCGACGGTCACCGCGATGCTTCCGCCGCTCGCACCGTGCGCTGGGGCGAGCTGATGCAGGGTCTCGCCACGGCGGGGTCCGGCCTGGAAGCGATCCGCGACCAAGTCGCGCTATTCCAAGGCCAGCTGCGCGAGCGCCGGACGGCGCACGGCACGCGGATCAGCCTGATCCTGCATAACCCGGAGTAA
- a CDS encoding DinB family protein produces the protein MSDARHLQLLIRYSVWGNEQLFDALARLPEAELLADREIVFGNILRTLNHVYAMDHVWRCHLTGVSHGLSTRNPPDCPPFAQLRAAQEEMDRWYLGYVDALEPSRMAEVVEFAFIDGDRGAMTREEILLHVANHRTYHRGHVAALMYQVPVFPPTTDLPVFVRSLGPAG, from the coding sequence ATGTCCGATGCACGTCATCTGCAACTGCTCATCCGCTACAGCGTCTGGGGTAACGAACAGCTATTCGATGCACTGGCGCGCCTGCCCGAGGCCGAACTGCTCGCCGACCGTGAAATCGTATTCGGCAACATTCTGCGCACCTTGAATCATGTCTACGCGATGGACCACGTCTGGCGCTGCCATCTGACCGGCGTGTCGCACGGCTTGAGTACGCGCAATCCGCCGGACTGTCCGCCGTTTGCCCAGCTGCGCGCCGCGCAGGAGGAGATGGACCGCTGGTACCTCGGCTATGTGGACGCGCTGGAGCCCTCGCGCATGGCGGAAGTGGTGGAGTTCGCGTTCATCGACGGCGACCGCGGCGCGATGACGCGCGAGGAAATCCTCCTCCACGTGGCCAACCACCGGACCTACCACCGCGGGCACGTCGCCGCGCTGATGTACCAGGTGCCGGTGTTCCCGCCGACCACCGACCTGCCCGTGTTCGTCCGGAGCCTTGGCCCGGCGGGCTGA
- a CDS encoding 2-hydroxyacyl-CoA dehydratase produces the protein MTIPKDAFRRFQEELAELERKKDADAGQPTGATRMARAKEEFLDLRKRYGLTVADVVAFFPEEEGIGYIQSLIAASEAKPRRGRKPKAS, from the coding sequence ATGACCATTCCCAAAGACGCATTCCGGCGCTTCCAGGAAGAGCTCGCCGAACTCGAACGCAAGAAGGACGCGGACGCAGGCCAGCCCACCGGGGCCACCCGGATGGCGCGGGCGAAGGAGGAGTTCCTGGATCTGCGCAAGCGCTACGGCCTGACCGTGGCCGACGTGGTCGCGTTCTTCCCGGAAGAGGAAGGCATCGGCTATATCCAGTCGCTGATCGCTGCCAGCGAGGCCAAGCCTCGCCGGGGACGCAAGCCGAAGGCCTCCTGA